The Nothobranchius furzeri strain GRZ-AD chromosome 8, NfurGRZ-RIMD1, whole genome shotgun sequence sequence CTGAAATGATGTCTTAATATAAAAATGCAACATAGTTCATAATCGGATTGTTTTTACGAATGTTTTGGTGAAAGGACTTAGTTTAAAATAACAATTAAATGCACTAGAAGAAATGTAGAAAAGGTTAAAGCATTCTAAATGTTGCTTCACAGTTGCGCATTGAATGCTGGATGTTTATCAAAATCAATAACTGTATATATAAGATGGACAAACCCTCAATGGTGTCACCACGGTTTCTGAAGGGCCGAATTGAAGCCCAGTGGACAGTTCCAACTTCCGACCACTGCCATCAATGCCatgtcacacgtctcgtcactCTCGGACAACAAAAATgggcaaagaggtggagctgagagccAGGCTGTGAGGATGTGGGAAGATTATTGGCACCCATCAAAATCTGAGCAGATATAGCTATAAGCTAAATGAAGCTGATGGAGCTACAGCTTCAGTCTGCAGTGATCAGAGCTGGGTGGCCAGAGCACGCAGCTGCCACCGCTCTGCCACTTTCAGAAAAACACGAAGCTGCTGTTGCAGAAGGGAGGGAGactgtaccaatttttgatacccaGCTCAACCAACATGTCACATTTCATCTTATTTTTAAACCAGGCAGCTTTATGTTAAGTGCACTGCATTTTAGCTTATTCAACCAGCAAAGTAAAGTACAGAAAAATTATTTTACTTACCGATAAAGATGGATGGAGCAGAGAATTCTTGGATCGCCCATTAGTGCAATCAGTACCACATTGCCATCTTTCTCCAATAATTGCACTAAATACATCCAAACACAAATACACAGAGGACATAACTGACAGTTTtttttgtaccaggctgtaaacatgtttaatcccactgtgaagttggcatttttaacatgggtctCAAGGGGAACTCAGCCTCTAGTAAAATAGCTGGTAAcctcaatttttgtcacttcgacTCACTTTCGGCAGGCAGAATTTGCCCTTTGATCCAAACCTATAATTTAGTAACATTTCAAGTATATTTATTCCCACACAGTTTCAGGGTGTGTTATCAATATTAAAGAAAACCTCTTGTTCAGTCCTATATAACAATCTTATTTTCCCTTTACAGCGAGGTCCTGTATGAGGATGAATCCTTTCACAGCAGAGAATTTGCTGCCCTGGTGGCCTCCAAGGTTTTCTACCACCTAGGAGCATTCGAAGAATCTTTAAATTATGCTCTTGGTGCCGGAGATCTTTTCAGTGTCACAGATGACTCAGAATATGTAGAAACCATCATTGGTGAGGAACTGTCACCATGGCTTTCTGAAGTGGATAAATGTAGATTTGAAGTGTGTTCTCATGAATTCATGAGTTGTTTTCTGTTTCCTGTGTGCTTCAGCCAAATGCATTGACCACTATACCAAGCTGCGGGTGGAGAACGCTGAGCTGTCTGAGGATGAGGAGAAAAAGAGCATCGACCCTCGCCTGGAGGGTATAGTGAACAAAATGTTTCTGCGTTGCCTGGACAATCACAAGTACAAGCAAGCCATTGGCATTGCGTTGGAGACCAGACGCCTTGACATGTTTGAGAAGACCATCCTGGAATCGGTGAGCATCTTCAGTCATTTGCTTCTTAACATATCAAAAGATTAGTCATCATAAAGTTTCTTCTGCATTTTATTAGCTAATTAAAATCTTCTACAGCATTTCTTAACAATTATTTCCAGCTGTCATAGTCATTTTGTTCTTGGGATAAAACTGGTTTGTTTTTCTCTCAAATGCAGAACGATGTGAGCGGCCTCCTGGCGTACAGCCTGAAGGTTTGCATGTCTCTGATGCAGAACAAGACGTTTCGCAATGAGGTCCTGCGAGTTCTGGTCAAACTTTACATGAATTTAGAGAAGCCTGATTTCATCAACGTCTGTCAGGTAAACATTAGATTGTAAAATCATTTTGACACTTAATCTCAatctaatcaatttccctctgggattaataaagtattattgaattgaatttgaatcaaTAATTTTCTTTTTATTCGTAGTTAGATTTTTGTCAAAGATGAGCACTGTTGAATACACAGATCATTAAAGTTGAGAAGGACTGATAAAAAAATACAAACCAAGTTTCCACAGGATGAATCAAGTTTTAAAGAAAAAATCTATCTTAATTTATTTTAAGCTCAGTTGTTAAATCAGGATTTTTCCCCCCAGTATTTTTGTACATCTGGATATTAACTCCTTTACTGCCAttaacgactaaagtcgtcatttgcatttttttactgagcGGGCGTCGGCACGATCtcctgcaccgtgagaacaaacatcacggCTCTAAAATCTGATCTTTATCTGCGTACGTCatgcgtcacgtgatcaggaagcggaAAATCcatgagattgttttgggccgctgctgtgaaaaaaagtgagtcgcgaaccggaaaagcttttgCTTCTCACAATTCGATGACGGATCATgacagaatggataacgctcgaaacctgcggattctttctgatgtaagaagtgagtctactctttgttttgttagttttggcgttgacatcatcatagagcccaACATTCAGTGACtgttcaaaaaacagtaaaaacactcaaaaaCGCTGGAAGCGAGAGGCtaatctgatcaggaaacggcaggcagttaatgagttaaaaactGATACCACATTGTACGTTTTTATAGTGAGAAACATGGTGTAAATGTATTAAGAACATAATCCTACACATTGTGAATTTAAAAAAAGGTTCAATCTGGTATAGTTCAGTCATCTGACTCGTGAACATTATCTAGCCATCATgaggaattttattttattttactctctGATACTTTCAAACACCTGTCTAACGTGTTCTTTTCTCTCCCCTCTGTAGTGCCTGATCTTCCTCGATGACCCGCAGGCTGTGAGTGACATCTTAGAGAAGCTGGTGAAGGAGGACAACCTGCTGATGGCCTACCAGATCTGCTTTGACCTGTATGAAAGTGCCAGCCAGCAGTTTCTGTCTTCCGTCATTCAGAACCTGCACACCATTGGAACGCCCATCCCTGCTGTTCCTGGCTCAACAAATACAGGCACTGTTCCTACGGCAGAAAATGACAGGTAGGAAGGAGTGGACAATTAACAACACAACTTCACCTTTTCTAATTATTTTGACCAATAAATGTTAGATTTGAGGCTGCTAACCTTACAAGTAATTACTTCTGTGCTCCAGTGATGCAATGGAGACGGATGAAAAGCCTGGCAGCTCCCCAGCTGGAAAGTCAGCAGAGGCGGTAAGTGCTTTTGATTGCGCAGCTTTCTGGGGCTGCCAGTGTGTGTCTAAACAAAGCAACCAGCCTGGTTCTCATCCTTGCTTCTCTGACTCTTTGTagaaagaagaacccaaagaccAGAACGCCAAGATGGTCAAGATTCTCAGTGGGGAGATGGCCATTGAGATGCACCTACAGTTCCTGATTCGAAATAACAACACAGATCTAATGATTCTAAAAAATACTAAAGTAATATGGGACACGAAACAGTGTTTCAGTTGAACATCAGATttctaaatgtttaaaacaaaCCTGCCTTTATTACGACAGGATGCTGTTCGGAACTCGGTGTGTCACACAGCCACAGTTATAGCCAACTCGTTTATGCACACAGGAACCACAAGTGATCAGTTCCTCAGGTAGTGATGGGAAAAATGATCAGTCTTCTAAACAAGCTTAAGGTTTCCAAGATGCATTTAAAAGTGCTATTTTGTAATAGAATTGACCCTATTTTTCTTGTTCCTGAAGAGAAAACTTAGAATGGCTAGCAAGAGCCACCAACTGGGCAAAGTTCACAGCCACAGCAAGTCTGGGCGTCATTCACAAGGTAACGTTTTGTCACCATCAGGATAACCTTTAGTAAACCGTTGGTTTTTGGTTGTTTTTCATTTTGAGTGCGTTTCTGGTTTTTCATTTCAGGGTCACGAGAAGGAGGCGCTCCAGCTAATGGCCACCTACCTGCCCAAAGACACCTCACCTGGCTCTGCCTACCAGGAAGGAGGAGGCCTGTACGCTCTGGGACTCATTCATGCCAATCACGGTGGAGACATCATCGATTATCTGCTTGGTCAACTCAAGAATGCCAGCAATGATGTAAGTATTTTTGTTTAACGTCTGCTTGAGTATTTGAAATTACTGTATTGTTGTTATCTCACTCAGATAATCCACTATATGTGAAATCTCATAGTATTATTCTCTGGTCTTCTGCAGATTGTTCGTCATGGTGGAGCTCTCGGTCTGGGTTTGGCTGCTCTGGGCACAGCCAGACAGGATGTTTATGATCTACTCAAGTCAAACCTTTACCAAGATGATGCTGTTACAGGTAGGCTTCTCACATTTTCTAAACACTCCTTCTGCAAAGCAAATAATGTCCAAAAACAACAAATCTGTCATTTTGTTTTTTGTAAGTCTTTTACATACACAGTACAGTATTAAAATGTCCAAACAAGGCATACTTTACTATACTACGCTATGATTCACTGTGACCTCTCAGGTGAAGCTGCAGGTTTGGCCCTGGGTCTGGTCATGCTGGGCTCCAAGTCTGCTCAGGCGATCGAGGACATGGTGGGCTACGCTCAGGAGACCCAACATGAGAAGATCCTGCGTGGCCTGGCAGTGGGAATTGCTATGGTCATGTATGGACGCATGGAGGAGGCGGATGCTCTCATTGAAAGCCTCTGCAGAGACAAGGTACGTCGGAAAGCAAAGCTTCTACACCACCAGGACAGTGTCTTTGTTCTTTAGAACAACATGGCTTTGTGTAGTCTGTGTATATTTAACACCATACTCTCCAAACAAAACAAACCCGATCAATCCCCACACAAAAGGAAGTGGTGGCCATTGTTCTTTATTAGACCTACAGTTTCAGTGTGCACCTGTTTGATGTCCTGTGTACTCTATGAACCCTGTAACACTTTATTCTGTCACACGTGCGGCTGTTAGCCAGGATTCATTCTATAAGCGCTGTATGTGGGGAAATAAGTCAAACCGTGTTGGTCTttgttgtgcacacacacacacacacatacacaaaacaTTCTCTAAGCTCTGCTTTATTTCACTGTCTTTGATAGGACCCCATATTGCGGCGATCTGGTATGTACACTGTTGGAATGGCCTACTGTGGTTCTGGGAATAACAAGGCCATCCGGCGCCTGCTGCATGTTGCTGtgagtgtttttttcttttctattttctcTAAAGTAGCAGTGATGCAGATGCCACGTTTCAGGACTTGTAACTAAAATATTTGTCAGCAGGAAGTAAATTAACTTAATAAAGTAAGAAAGATAATCATATAGTTTTgttttctcatctcattttgtaaaTAAATCTAACTGGTCATTTGTCAACTTGAAAGCAACTGTTGCAAAAGGTTGTTTTATAAATCTTAAGGTGGAAATCAGGAAGTGGAAACCTGCATAGGCCTGTAGTCCTTCCTTTTTAGTATTGCTGCCCAGTAGGTGGCGCTGTGTGCCTGCCTAACTTTTGATCAATCCTCAAAGGGGACCTACTTTTACTTTTTGAGGGAGCCACATCATTTAGATCAGTTTATGTTAATGTGCCTGTTTGTTTACGTGAACGTTGTTTTTCTTAATCAGGTGAGTGACGTGAACGATGACGTCAGGAGGGCTGCCGTCGAGTCCATTGGCTTCATCCTTTTTAGGTAGGCTCCAGGTGTAATTCCTTCAACTGTGAACAAAAGAGTTTTTACTTCAAAGAGTTTTCTTACTTTTGAACTCAGACTTGGCCTTAATAGCAGTTTTCACGTAAATTAGCTTAATTTTTattgagtttatttatttttagagtctGACATTGAATAAAGTTTCCTTTAAATGCTGTAAAACATATTTattaatgggtcttactgggCAGATGCGTGTTTattaatgggtcttactgggCAGATGCGTGTTTattaatgggtcttactgggCAGATACGTGTTTattaatgggtcttactgggCAGATAC is a genomic window containing:
- the psmd1 gene encoding 26S proteasome non-ATPase regulatory subunit 1, whose protein sequence is MITSAAGIISLLDEEEPQLKEFALHKLDSIVNDFWAEISGSVDKIEVLYEDESFHSREFAALVASKVFYHLGAFEESLNYALGAGDLFSVTDDSEYVETIIAKCIDHYTKLRVENAELSEDEEKKSIDPRLEGIVNKMFLRCLDNHKYKQAIGIALETRRLDMFEKTILESNDVSGLLAYSLKVCMSLMQNKTFRNEVLRVLVKLYMNLEKPDFINVCQCLIFLDDPQAVSDILEKLVKEDNLLMAYQICFDLYESASQQFLSSVIQNLHTIGTPIPAVPGSTNTGTVPTAENDSDAMETDEKPGSSPAGKSAEAKEEPKDQNAKMVKILSGEMAIEMHLQFLIRNNNTDLMILKNTKDAVRNSVCHTATVIANSFMHTGTTSDQFLRENLEWLARATNWAKFTATASLGVIHKGHEKEALQLMATYLPKDTSPGSAYQEGGGLYALGLIHANHGGDIIDYLLGQLKNASNDIVRHGGALGLGLAALGTARQDVYDLLKSNLYQDDAVTGEAAGLALGLVMLGSKSAQAIEDMVGYAQETQHEKILRGLAVGIAMVMYGRMEEADALIESLCRDKDPILRRSGMYTVGMAYCGSGNNKAIRRLLHVAVSDVNDDVRRAAVESIGFILFRTPEQCPSVVSLLSESYNPHVRCGAAMALGICCAGTGNKEAINLLEPMTNDPVNYVRQGALIASALIMIQQTEVTCPKVNQFRQLYSKVINDKHDDVMAKFGAILAQGILDAGGRNMTISLQSRTGHTHMPSVVGLLVFTQFWFWFPLSHFLSLAFTPTAIIGLNKDLKMPKVQYRSNCKPSTFAYPPALEVPKEKEKEKVSTAVLSITAKAKKKEKEKKEKEEEKMEVEVQEVEKEKKDEEKEKEKKKEAEPSFQLLENPARAMPAQLKVLTMPETCRYQPFKPLHTGGIIILKDTSEEEEELVEPVSAHGPKIEEEEQEPEPPEPFEYIDE